In a genomic window of Phyllostomus discolor isolate MPI-MPIP mPhyDis1 chromosome 5, mPhyDis1.pri.v3, whole genome shotgun sequence:
- the PLA2G2D gene encoding group IID secretory phospholipase A2, whose amino-acid sequence MELPLLCALLVLTCGTPAQGGMWNLNKMITQVTGKRAITSYWPYGCHCGPGGKGTPVDATDRCCHTHDCCYIHLKLHNCRFIGDHYKYNFSQEDVQCYDKGSWCEQQLCDCDKEVAFCLKRNLGTYNKKLRFARFSKSRCKDQSPMC is encoded by the exons ATGGAGCTTCCCCTGCTGTGTGCGCTGCTGGTGCTGACTT GTGGGACTCCAGCCCAGGGCGGGATGTGGAACCTGAACAAGATGATCACACAAGTGACCGGGAAGAGAGCCATCACCTCTTATTGGCCCTATGGCTGTCACTGTGGACCTGGTGGCAAAGGCACACCCGTGGACGCTACGGATAG GTGCTGCCATACGCACGACTGCTGCTACATTCACCTGAAGCTCCACAACTGCCGCTTCATCGGGGACCACTACAAGTACAACTTTTCCCAGGAGGACGTCCAGTGCT atGACAAAGGGAGCTGGTGTGAGCAGCAGTTGTGCGACTGTGACAAGGAGGTGGCCTTCTGCCTGAAGCGCAACTTGGGCACCTACAACAAGAAGCTGCGTTTCGCCCGGTTCTCCAAGTCCAGATGCAAGGATCAATCCCCTATGTGCTAG